One genomic window of Sphingopyxis sp. OPL5 includes the following:
- a CDS encoding enoyl-CoA hydratase/isomerase family protein, translating to MQYETILVDVADHIATITINRPDAMNSFTKRMMDEFEHLWKWIGREDDVHCVVLRAAPGKAWCTGVDVKESQKEGGTVVDLANIWHCEDPGNYLGPKSMKCWKPVIAAVHGMAAGGAFYWLNESDIIICSEEATFFDPHVTYGMTSALEPIGMTYHMPLHDVLRMVLLGNDERIGAGTALRIGLVSEITTLEDLWPRAQELATAIAAKPPAATAGSVKAIWESLDLPRSVAMQQGLKYCQIGNPVGVPQVDRAALMADKAKKFTVR from the coding sequence ATGCAATATGAAACCATCCTGGTCGACGTCGCCGACCATATCGCGACGATCACGATCAACCGCCCCGACGCGATGAACAGCTTCACCAAGCGGATGATGGACGAATTCGAGCATCTGTGGAAGTGGATTGGCCGCGAGGATGACGTCCATTGCGTCGTGCTGCGCGCGGCGCCGGGCAAGGCCTGGTGCACCGGGGTCGACGTCAAGGAATCGCAGAAGGAAGGCGGAACCGTCGTCGACCTTGCCAATATCTGGCATTGCGAGGATCCCGGCAATTACCTCGGCCCCAAGTCGATGAAATGCTGGAAGCCGGTGATCGCCGCAGTCCATGGCATGGCGGCTGGCGGCGCCTTCTACTGGCTCAACGAGAGCGACATCATCATCTGTTCCGAAGAAGCGACCTTCTTCGACCCGCATGTCACCTATGGCATGACGAGCGCGCTCGAGCCGATCGGCATGACCTATCATATGCCGCTGCACGACGTGCTGCGCATGGTGCTGCTCGGCAATGATGAACGAATCGGCGCGGGGACCGCGCTGCGCATAGGGCTGGTCAGCGAGATTACGACGCTCGAGGATCTGTGGCCGCGCGCGCAGGAACTGGCGACCGCGATCGCTGCCAAGCCGCCCGCGGCGACCGCGGGTTCGGTGAAGGCGATCTGGGAATCGCTCGACCTCCCCCGCTCGGTCGCGATGCAACAGGGCCTGAAATATTGCCAGATCGGCAATCCGGTCGGGGTGCCGCAGGTCGACCGCGCCGCGCTGATGGCCGACAAGGCCAAGAAATTCACCGTCCGATAG
- a CDS encoding acyl-CoA dehydrogenase family protein, with protein MSILYDEGQQAIATESRRVLEARMNKDELLPLLETTGKFHDGFWTTAKEQGWTALALPEAYGGLDLGLVELGLIAHQAGRSLSGAPFLTGSFGAAKAIELYGSDEQKAKYLPGLASGETIGAIAFAAGSNALPVLPSVTLTDNCLDGTSTGVAGGLAADIAVVYANGPGMPVLVVADLANVTRSAIDSFDNSRLYADLTFAGTPADTLVIGGTAREAALHILALQAVITAHEQTGGAEAMMEIARDYAVTRRAFGQVIGAFQSIKHRIAELYGFVELARANCIHAASREGQADFVTAAAAARISATEAYDTASRDCVQIHGGIGVTWELGLHLHTRRARSLAIEQGNLLFWEDILVDRLTGEAA; from the coding sequence ATGTCGATTTTATACGACGAAGGGCAACAGGCGATCGCGACCGAGTCGCGGCGCGTGCTCGAAGCCCGGATGAACAAGGACGAGTTGCTGCCGCTGCTCGAAACCACCGGAAAATTCCACGACGGCTTCTGGACCACCGCGAAGGAACAAGGCTGGACCGCCCTCGCCCTTCCCGAAGCCTATGGCGGGCTCGATCTCGGCCTCGTCGAACTCGGGCTGATCGCGCACCAAGCGGGCCGCAGCCTCAGCGGCGCGCCCTTCCTCACCGGCAGCTTCGGCGCCGCCAAGGCGATCGAGCTTTACGGTAGCGACGAGCAGAAAGCGAAATATCTACCCGGCCTCGCCAGCGGCGAGACGATCGGTGCGATTGCTTTCGCCGCGGGATCGAACGCGCTGCCGGTGCTGCCGAGCGTGACGCTCACCGATAACTGCCTCGACGGGACATCGACCGGCGTCGCAGGCGGACTCGCTGCCGATATCGCGGTCGTCTATGCCAATGGCCCCGGCATGCCGGTGCTCGTGGTGGCCGACCTGGCCAACGTCACGCGCAGCGCGATCGACAGCTTCGACAACAGCCGCCTCTACGCCGACCTGACCTTCGCCGGCACGCCCGCCGACACGCTGGTCATCGGGGGCACGGCGCGCGAGGCGGCGCTGCACATCCTCGCCCTGCAGGCGGTGATCACCGCGCACGAACAGACCGGCGGCGCCGAAGCGATGATGGAAATCGCGCGCGACTATGCCGTCACCCGCCGCGCCTTCGGACAGGTCATCGGCGCCTTCCAGTCGATCAAGCACCGCATCGCCGAACTCTACGGCTTCGTCGAACTGGCGCGCGCCAACTGCATCCATGCGGCATCGCGCGAGGGACAGGCCGATTTCGTCACCGCCGCCGCCGCGGCGCGCATCTCGGCGACCGAGGCCTATGACACCGCTTCGCGCGACTGCGTGCAGATTCACGGCGGCATCGGGGTGACTTGGGAACTCGGGCTCCACCTCCACACCCGCCGCGCGCGCAGCCTCGCGATCGAACAGGGCAATCTGCTGTTCTGGGAAGACATCCTCGTCGACCGCCTGACCGGAGAAGCTGCATGA